In one window of Verrucomicrobiota bacterium DNA:
- the hisD gene encoding histidinol dehydrogenase yields MKIIRYTDADFAGQKAGLTAASSLFDAGIEERARSIIAAVAARGDAALLEFTERFDGAKLTVEQLAVSSAELMAASLAADDALREAVAIAGKNVAAFARKSLRRNWETRNVQGGRVGEKFDAFQRVGIYIPGGTAPLASTALMTITLAKVAGCKEIVVCTPCGKDGQINPALLFAVCSAGATEIYRLGGAQAIAALALGTSTIRPVQKIYGPGNAYVVAAKRLLVGHVAIDLLPGPSEVLVLADDSAKPAFIAADLLAQAEHGSGHERVWLVTPSAKVIKAVEKEVARQLPKLSRRALIQRVLDTHTFLIQVKDLAQGVEWANALAPEHCEVHTRNPRKVSENILTAGALFLGGWSPTVLGDYLAGPSHTLPTGGAGRSFPGLTVDMFQRRTSVVEYDRAALKRSLATVKKFAELEGLDAHGNSAAVRLK; encoded by the coding sequence ATGAAGATCATTCGATACACGGATGCGGATTTTGCCGGTCAAAAAGCCGGGCTCACGGCGGCTTCGAGCCTCTTTGATGCGGGCATCGAAGAGCGCGCGCGGAGTATTATCGCCGCGGTGGCTGCGCGGGGCGATGCCGCGTTACTGGAATTTACCGAGCGCTTTGATGGCGCCAAGCTCACGGTCGAACAATTGGCTGTGAGTAGCGCCGAACTCATGGCGGCCTCGCTGGCCGCCGATGATGCCTTGCGCGAGGCGGTTGCCATCGCTGGCAAAAACGTCGCCGCCTTTGCCCGCAAATCCCTCCGGCGCAACTGGGAAACCCGTAACGTCCAGGGCGGACGCGTCGGCGAAAAGTTCGATGCTTTCCAGCGCGTGGGCATTTACATTCCCGGCGGGACCGCCCCGCTGGCCTCCACGGCGCTGATGACCATCACGCTGGCCAAGGTCGCCGGCTGCAAGGAAATCGTGGTCTGCACCCCGTGCGGCAAGGATGGCCAGATTAATCCCGCTCTCCTGTTTGCCGTGTGCAGCGCCGGAGCAACGGAGATTTACCGGTTGGGCGGCGCGCAGGCGATTGCCGCCTTGGCACTGGGTACTTCTACGATTCGCCCTGTGCAGAAAATTTACGGGCCGGGTAATGCTTATGTGGTGGCCGCCAAGCGCCTCCTCGTGGGGCATGTGGCCATTGACCTGCTCCCGGGGCCGAGTGAAGTCCTGGTGCTGGCGGATGATAGTGCCAAACCGGCATTCATCGCGGCTGATCTTCTGGCCCAGGCTGAGCACGGCTCCGGCCACGAGCGCGTCTGGCTGGTGACTCCCTCCGCCAAAGTGATCAAGGCGGTGGAGAAGGAAGTTGCCCGGCAACTGCCCAAGCTCTCCCGTCGCGCCCTCATCCAGCGTGTTTTGGATACCCACACGTTCCTGATTCAGGTCAAGGATTTGGCGCAAGGGGTCGAGTGGGCCAACGCCCTCGCTCCGGAGCACTGCGAGGTACACACCCGCAATCCACGCAAGGTTTCCGAGAACATCCTGACGGCGGGTGCATTGTTCCTGGGCGGTTGGTCACCAACCGTTCTGGGTGATTACCTGGCCGGTCCAAGTCACACCCTCCCCACGGGTGGTGCCGGACGTTCTTTCCCCGGGCTAACCGTGGATATGTTCCAGCGCCGCACCAGCGTGGTGGAATACGATCGCGCCGCGCTTAAGCGTTCACTGGCGACGGTGAAGAAATTCGCGGAACTCGAAGGCTTGGATGCGCACGGCAATTCCGCTGCTGTCCGGTTGAAATAA
- a CDS encoding AbrB/MazE/SpoVT family DNA-binding domain-containing protein: MTTNGQVVIPQWLRKQYQIEAGTRAIVIATVDGILLKPVTAVVIERGFGLLKRKPGEAPLVEEWVAHKRATKKQEKVR, translated from the coding sequence ATCACCACCAACGGCCAAGTGGTGATTCCGCAGTGGCTGCGCAAGCAGTATCAAATTGAGGCTGGTACTCGCGCCATCGTCATCGCTACTGTGGATGGCATTCTGCTCAAGCCTGTCACAGCAGTGGTGATTGAACGCGGTTTTGGCTTGTTGAAGCGCAAGCCGGGTGAAGCCCCGTTGGTTGAGGAATGGGTAGCGCATAAACGTGCTACCAAGAAGCAGGAAAAAGTCAGGTGA
- a CDS encoding efflux RND transporter permease subunit: MQSHKQQIESGGLAQFFVEHREVSWLCLFSVLIWGWLSFRNLAQQEDPKIPERVAMLVTRFPGANASKVEQLVTKKLEQKVTELESVDEIKSQSRMGVSVITVSQRPAAQAVISQEWDKLRAKLKEVALPEGCDQPWLDTDYGNTVTLLYALTSPRISEGECLARAHLIQDRLAVLRQGLSATNRAAVLAFFPPAVSDTYRTVLARKFAQFLASKNVGTDIRTDLGWSYILVDFATPASKQEIARTLSRFVRQLAGTDFEQHPDVSEPIILIGDEPPLGAIRSAGLFRYGYRQLEILAEKLEDELKQIGSVGRVRKIGTVQEAVYLYFSAANVRGYQLTSDQVMNFIGARNAIVPSGTFRTEGQNFPVLLSGEFRTEKELLGTIVGVNQEGQASYLRDIFDVRRGYENPISYSVDILKRGRAGQGIAQQRSVLLAVEMKDGQIIGSFDQQVSQALQQFKEQLPDGVEIQTISNQPKAVSARVHQFMRCFLEAVLIVIVVSLFLMEWRSALVVALAIPLTVAMTLAGMWVFGVPLHQISIAALIMALGMLVDDPVVASDGINREMAAGVPRSRAAWLGPFRLRRPILFGTIINILAFLPLATIPGDTGAFILALPVVVTLALAASRLVSMTFVPFLGYHLLRGQKGLESGGEIRSFILFRPVDRFLVALMPRYRAFLQQGLERPWRTIGFAYGLLTVSLLLAPFLKQQFFPPAERNQFLVDIELPATASLRQTRDTCQDVMRLLKQQPEIETAAVFMGGVSPRFYYNVAPKEPAEYLAQVLVNTRQAGEVPALIARLRGELDREIAGARCVVKPLEQGPPVDAPIQIRLQGPDLDTLRAMADQVAATLRKAGGYRVHDDLGRRMPTLEIDIDQERANTLGISNQQIGRLAQTAFFGLKVTELREGDHLVPVIIRLRVEERNEADKIRALYVEPMNQRGQSIPLESFAKVELRPEFATISHFAQLRTVTVKAYAPVGELASVVLARAQGEIKGMDLPLGYKLELAGEAKELKKSQGDMQRVMAISIALIALAMVLQFNSVMKSIVVMLTVPLGLIGAFFGLTITGSPLGFMALLGLVSLAGVIVSHIIVLSDFIEEAREEGMELKQALMQAGMVRLRAVLVTVLATVGGLIPLFLTGGALWHSLCAVHIFGLLFATVLTLVLLPVLYYVFSAKLKLIK; this comes from the coding sequence ATGCAATCGCACAAGCAGCAGATTGAGTCGGGCGGCCTGGCCCAGTTCTTCGTGGAGCACCGCGAGGTGAGCTGGTTGTGCCTGTTTTCGGTGCTGATCTGGGGCTGGTTGTCGTTCCGCAATCTGGCGCAGCAGGAGGATCCCAAAATTCCCGAGCGCGTGGCGATGTTGGTGACGCGGTTTCCGGGGGCCAACGCCAGCAAGGTGGAGCAGTTGGTGACCAAGAAACTCGAACAGAAGGTCACGGAGTTGGAATCCGTGGACGAAATCAAGTCGCAGTCGCGCATGGGGGTATCGGTGATCACCGTGTCGCAGCGGCCTGCCGCGCAAGCGGTCATTTCCCAGGAGTGGGATAAATTGCGCGCCAAGCTCAAGGAGGTGGCCCTGCCCGAGGGGTGTGACCAGCCGTGGTTGGATACGGATTATGGGAATACGGTGACGTTGCTGTACGCCCTGACCAGCCCCCGCATCAGTGAAGGCGAATGCCTGGCGCGCGCGCATCTGATTCAGGATCGGCTGGCGGTCTTGCGGCAAGGGTTGTCGGCGACCAATCGTGCCGCCGTGTTGGCGTTTTTTCCACCTGCCGTATCGGATACGTATCGCACGGTGCTGGCGCGCAAGTTCGCGCAGTTCCTGGCCAGCAAAAATGTGGGGACGGATATCCGCACCGACCTTGGCTGGTCCTATATCCTGGTGGATTTTGCCACGCCCGCCAGCAAACAGGAAATCGCCCGCACGCTGAGCCGGTTTGTGCGCCAGTTGGCCGGCACCGATTTCGAGCAGCATCCCGATGTCAGTGAGCCCATCATCCTGATCGGCGATGAACCGCCCTTGGGCGCCATCCGTTCTGCCGGGTTGTTTCGCTACGGGTATCGGCAATTGGAAATTCTGGCGGAAAAGCTGGAGGATGAGCTGAAGCAGATCGGCAGCGTGGGGCGGGTGCGCAAGATCGGCACCGTGCAGGAGGCGGTCTATCTTTATTTCTCCGCCGCGAATGTGCGTGGCTACCAGTTGACTTCCGACCAGGTGATGAATTTCATCGGGGCGCGCAACGCGATTGTGCCGAGCGGCACCTTCCGCACTGAGGGGCAGAATTTCCCCGTGCTGCTCTCCGGGGAATTTCGCACCGAGAAAGAGCTACTGGGCACCATCGTGGGCGTGAACCAGGAAGGCCAGGCCAGTTATTTGCGCGATATCTTCGACGTGCGGCGCGGCTATGAGAACCCGATCAGCTATAGCGTGGATATATTGAAGCGCGGACGCGCAGGGCAGGGGATCGCGCAACAGCGGTCGGTGCTGCTGGCGGTGGAAATGAAGGATGGCCAGATCATTGGGAGCTTTGACCAACAGGTTAGCCAGGCGCTGCAACAATTCAAGGAACAACTGCCGGACGGGGTGGAAATCCAGACCATCTCCAACCAGCCGAAAGCGGTGTCCGCCCGGGTGCATCAATTCATGCGCTGCTTCCTCGAGGCGGTGCTGATTGTGATTGTGGTTTCCCTGTTCCTCATGGAATGGCGCTCGGCGCTCGTGGTGGCGCTGGCAATTCCCCTGACGGTGGCGATGACCCTGGCCGGGATGTGGGTGTTTGGCGTGCCGCTCCACCAGATTTCCATCGCCGCCCTGATCATGGCGCTGGGCATGTTGGTGGATGATCCCGTGGTGGCGTCCGACGGTATCAACCGGGAAATGGCCGCGGGGGTGCCGCGCAGCCGGGCCGCGTGGCTGGGACCGTTCCGGCTGCGGCGGCCCATCCTGTTCGGCACCATCATCAATATTCTGGCCTTCCTGCCGCTGGCTACGATTCCCGGGGACACCGGGGCATTCATCCTGGCGCTGCCGGTGGTGGTGACGCTGGCGCTGGCGGCCTCCCGCCTGGTGTCCATGACGTTTGTGCCGTTCCTCGGGTACCATCTTTTGCGCGGGCAGAAGGGGCTGGAATCGGGCGGCGAGATTCGCAGTTTTATTCTATTTCGTCCGGTGGACCGCTTCCTCGTGGCGCTGATGCCGCGTTACCGCGCCTTTCTGCAACAGGGATTGGAACGCCCGTGGCGCACCATTGGCTTTGCGTACGGGTTGCTGACCGTCAGCCTGCTGCTGGCGCCGTTCCTCAAACAACAATTCTTCCCGCCTGCGGAGCGTAATCAATTCCTGGTGGATATCGAATTGCCCGCGACGGCGTCGCTGCGGCAGACGCGCGACACCTGCCAGGATGTCATGCGGTTGCTGAAACAGCAGCCGGAGATTGAAACCGCCGCCGTCTTCATGGGGGGCGTTTCCCCGCGCTTCTATTACAATGTTGCCCCCAAAGAACCGGCGGAATATCTCGCCCAGGTGTTGGTCAATACGCGGCAGGCTGGCGAGGTCCCGGCGCTGATTGCCCGCTTGCGCGGGGAATTGGACCGTGAGATTGCCGGTGCGCGTTGTGTGGTGAAACCACTGGAACAGGGGCCGCCCGTGGATGCGCCCATTCAAATTCGGCTGCAAGGGCCGGACCTGGACACCTTGCGCGCGATGGCGGACCAGGTGGCGGCCACCCTGCGCAAGGCGGGCGGGTACCGGGTGCATGATGATTTGGGCCGCCGCATGCCGACACTGGAAATTGACATTGACCAGGAGCGCGCCAATACACTGGGCATCAGCAACCAGCAGATTGGCCGTCTGGCGCAGACCGCCTTCTTTGGGCTCAAGGTGACGGAGTTGCGCGAAGGGGATCACTTGGTGCCGGTCATCATTCGCTTGCGGGTGGAAGAGCGCAACGAGGCGGATAAAATTCGCGCGCTGTACGTGGAACCGATGAATCAGCGCGGCCAATCCATCCCGCTGGAAAGCTTTGCCAAGGTGGAGTTGCGCCCGGAATTTGCCACCATTTCGCACTTCGCCCAGTTGCGCACGGTAACGGTGAAGGCATACGCGCCGGTGGGTGAACTGGCGTCTGTGGTCTTGGCGCGTGCCCAAGGGGAGATCAAGGGTATGGACCTGCCGCTGGGTTACAAACTGGAGTTGGCGGGTGAAGCCAAGGAATTGAAGAAGAGCCAGGGCGACATGCAACGGGTGATGGCGATTTCCATCGCGCTGATCGCGCTGGCCATGGTGCTGCAATTCAACTCGGTGATGAAATCCATCGTCGTGATGCTGACGGTGCCGCTGGGGTTGATTGGCGCGTTCTTCGGGCTGACCATCACCGGGTCGCCATTGGGTTTCATGGCCTTGCTCGGCCTCGTCAGCCTGGCGGGCGTCATTGTCAGCCATATCATTGTGCTCTCGGACTTCATCGAGGAGGCGCGCGAGGAGGGGATGGAACTGAAGCAAGCCTTGATGCAAGCCGGCATGGTGCGCTTGCGCGCCGTGCTGGTGACGGTATTGGCCACGGTGGGCGGGCTGATTCCGCTGTTTCTAACGGGTGGTGCGCTATGGCATTCCCTGTGCGCGGTGCATATCTTTGGCCTGCTGTTTGCCACTGTGCTGACGCTCGTGCTGCTGCCCGTGTTGTACTACGTGTTCTCCGCCAAATTGAAGTTGATCAAGTAA
- a CDS encoding efflux RND transporter periplasmic adaptor subunit: MTHWIGLILLLSLGSGCQKEAVPQVETLVVRYTAPVVLEADQRGLGPEYIAGVHGDQETDLSFKVGGMVGLIGRKGITNDWREGDVVKSGEVLAQLRQEDFLNEMKISQAKTDLASSTFLRTKELWETKAVSQQEYDTALANRRSADASLEQTRQALTNSTLVAPFDATILARYVNLGETISFGRPVLRVADMRTMSVELGVPDTLVGRFQTGNRVPVKIVALEGSPPFEGVVSEVGVAAKSEARLFKVVIKVKNPKGILKSGMTAQVPIGLSRAVPKNALLVPISALVPPTRKMAGQPPLSVYVVRNQQAQELPVETGDLVGSSIIVTSGLSTNDQVVVTGASTLYPGAKVVAKPFSDPFQK, from the coding sequence GTGACCCACTGGATTGGTTTGATTCTATTATTGTCGCTGGGCAGCGGTTGCCAGAAGGAGGCGGTGCCGCAAGTCGAGACGTTGGTGGTGCGCTACACCGCACCGGTGGTTCTGGAGGCGGATCAGCGCGGGTTGGGGCCGGAGTATATTGCCGGGGTGCATGGGGATCAGGAGACGGATTTGAGTTTCAAGGTGGGCGGCATGGTGGGGTTGATCGGGCGCAAGGGGATCACGAATGATTGGCGCGAGGGGGACGTGGTGAAGAGCGGGGAAGTCCTGGCGCAATTGCGGCAGGAGGATTTCTTGAATGAAATGAAAATCTCCCAGGCCAAGACGGACCTGGCGAGTTCGACCTTTTTACGGACCAAGGAGTTGTGGGAGACCAAGGCGGTGTCGCAGCAGGAGTATGATACCGCGCTGGCCAATCGGCGTTCGGCGGATGCCTCGCTGGAACAAACGCGGCAGGCGTTGACCAACTCGACGCTGGTGGCGCCGTTCGATGCCACCATCCTGGCCCGCTATGTCAATTTGGGGGAGACGATCAGTTTCGGGCGGCCGGTGTTGCGGGTGGCGGATATGCGGACGATGTCGGTGGAGTTGGGGGTGCCGGATACGCTGGTGGGGCGGTTCCAGACGGGCAACCGGGTGCCGGTAAAGATTGTGGCCCTGGAAGGTTCGCCGCCGTTCGAGGGTGTGGTGTCGGAAGTGGGCGTGGCGGCCAAGAGCGAGGCCCGTTTGTTCAAGGTGGTCATCAAGGTGAAGAATCCCAAGGGCATCCTCAAATCTGGCATGACGGCGCAGGTCCCCATCGGGTTATCCCGGGCGGTGCCCAAGAATGCGTTGTTGGTGCCGATTTCCGCGCTGGTGCCGCCGACCCGCAAGATGGCGGGCCAACCGCCGCTCTCGGTCTATGTGGTGCGTAATCAGCAGGCGCAGGAATTGCCGGTGGAAACGGGCGATCTGGTGGGGAGTTCCATCATTGTGACGAGTGGCTTGAGCACGAATGACCAGGTGGTGGTGACCGGCGCGAGCACGCTGTACCCCGGCGCGAAGGTGGTGGCCAAGCCGTTCTCTGATCCGTTCCAGAAATAA
- a CDS encoding IS110 family transposase, producing the protein MNPIATHFAATIGLDWADQKHDLWVRPSDGSKAEHLRLEQTPEALHAWVAKLRKRFANQPVALGIETSRGPVLSALLAYDFLVIFPVNPKALKDYRAAFAVSGAKDDRTDAQLLEEFIRLHRDKLQALEPDTELTRKLAGLVENRRRLVDERTRLVNHLHSTLKTYYPLAETLLGSALNQPLAADFLGRWPDLESLQQAGDKALRAFFYKHNSRSPKKMEQRLAAVQTAKALTTDRALITPARLLVAALASMLKPLHKAIALLEQEITHAMDQHPDAAIFRSFPGAGPALAPRLLVAFGTNRDRFASAAEVAQFYGLAPVVIQSGNTKTTHMRHRCPKFGRQSFHENAGCAAKQEPWSRGYYQQQRERHKDKHHQACRALAYKLIRIYFACWKHRTPYDADHYLQALAKHGSPLYTKLQNQNPTKPDGE; encoded by the coding sequence ATGAACCCGATCGCAACTCATTTCGCCGCAACGATCGGCCTGGATTGGGCTGATCAAAAGCACGACCTGTGGGTCCGTCCGTCCGACGGGTCCAAGGCCGAACACCTCCGCCTAGAACAAACCCCCGAGGCCCTGCACGCGTGGGTGGCCAAACTGCGAAAGCGCTTTGCCAACCAGCCCGTGGCCCTGGGCATCGAAACCTCCCGCGGCCCGGTTCTCTCAGCCCTCCTGGCCTACGATTTCCTGGTCATTTTTCCGGTCAATCCCAAAGCCTTGAAGGACTACCGTGCGGCCTTCGCGGTCAGCGGAGCCAAGGACGACCGCACTGACGCCCAACTGCTGGAGGAATTCATCCGCCTGCATCGCGACAAACTTCAGGCGCTGGAGCCGGATACCGAGTTGACGCGCAAGCTCGCTGGGCTGGTCGAAAACCGCCGCCGTTTGGTGGACGAGCGCACCCGCTTGGTCAACCACTTGCACAGCACCTTGAAAACCTATTACCCACTGGCGGAGACCCTGCTGGGCAGCGCGCTGAACCAACCGCTGGCGGCCGACTTCCTGGGCCGTTGGCCAGACCTGGAAAGTTTGCAGCAGGCGGGCGACAAAGCGCTGCGCGCCTTCTTTTATAAGCATAACAGCCGCAGCCCCAAGAAAATGGAGCAGCGACTGGCCGCCGTGCAAACGGCCAAGGCCTTGACCACGGATAGGGCGCTCATCACGCCGGCCCGGCTGCTGGTGGCTGCCCTGGCCAGCATGCTCAAGCCGCTCCACAAAGCCATCGCGCTCCTGGAGCAGGAAATCACCCACGCGATGGATCAGCATCCCGACGCCGCGATCTTCCGCAGCTTTCCGGGGGCGGGTCCGGCGCTGGCACCCCGGCTGCTGGTCGCCTTTGGCACGAACCGTGACCGCTTCGCCAGCGCCGCCGAGGTAGCACAGTTCTACGGGCTGGCCCCCGTCGTGATCCAGAGTGGCAACACCAAAACGACGCACATGCGCCACCGCTGCCCCAAGTTTGGCCGGCAGTCCTTCCACGAAAACGCTGGCTGCGCCGCCAAGCAGGAGCCGTGGTCCCGGGGGTATTATCAACAGCAACGCGAGCGCCACAAGGACAAGCATCACCAAGCCTGCCGCGCGCTGGCCTACAAACTCATCCGGATCTATTTCGCGTGTTGGAAACATCGCACGCCCTATGACGCCGACCACTACCTTCAGGCCTTGGCGAAACACGGCAGTCCGCTCTACACCAAACTCCAAAACCAAAATCCAACTAAACCCGATGGGGAATAA
- a CDS encoding Ig-like domain-containing protein, with product MKPTCKRSGIVKGIALGLLIMAPSLCAQDRTQLRVSLQTNNILRIEWNSEPDTAYQVLGTTNYDVFATWQPVSPEIVADSTNTLLEGTITNTPFSIFKLHQVWTQNSGIPSVRILDLTNSQVLSGEVDVYIAAQDDSRLSQVSLYLDGWLLGTVTEGMPRFFLDTTHYTNGLHTLVARAADNAGISYLGGDPDTGVMANEAFSETITVEFQNVLRWLEPDVSFETYVPIDAYSDVFPTNWTVSVEDESGTVVRTFSGYTIDGTISTNWDGTDNNAVAAPENAGYQITLSLGTTETLMAMQNTTVLKINHSTAKILASRVNNYGVLEYEVVQEPVEVTEDLPISLPTRKLNHKQSSILMPPLPDLPIITKKTTPVKRWMAPVQIVAAEYGNGGGGGPVTIVVVWREQAWSSGQIIIARQRYKSTLIGYTFNAVLATMESQMATKVTAADAELGNNGRGVYGSSTTLLQYTNDYPVLLNDLSRPEVRDFYHHGHSSGNAIGFSEYTSTTGLKASQIAAALTNIVRPFGNPKNPRVVWELRKPFRFVFLDGCLSGTGNFPNAFGIPRQSSGSVYTQYHKKKRAFMGWGTTTQNSIANSDFLHWSSKFLDYWIGGTGDDYDVYLNEAINIADVQYPGIHGAGFLSIYGSQLLTWGE from the coding sequence ATGAAACCAACATGTAAACGATCTGGCATAGTGAAGGGTATTGCGCTAGGGCTATTAATCATGGCGCCTAGCTTGTGTGCCCAAGATCGCACCCAACTGCGCGTTTCTTTGCAAACTAACAATATTTTGCGAATCGAATGGAACAGCGAGCCAGACACGGCGTATCAGGTGCTTGGCACCACCAATTATGATGTTTTCGCAACTTGGCAGCCGGTCAGTCCGGAAATTGTTGCGGACTCGACCAATACCTTGTTGGAGGGAACGATCACGAATACGCCATTTAGCATTTTTAAACTGCATCAGGTCTGGACTCAAAACTCCGGCATCCCCAGCGTTCGGATTCTCGACTTGACCAATTCGCAGGTACTCAGCGGCGAGGTGGATGTCTATATCGCTGCGCAAGATGACAGCCGATTGAGCCAGGTGAGTCTTTATCTGGATGGATGGCTGTTAGGGACTGTTACTGAAGGAATGCCAAGGTTCTTTCTGGACACCACGCATTATACCAACGGCTTGCATACGCTGGTGGCACGGGCAGCGGATAACGCGGGGATTTCATATTTGGGAGGTGATCCTGATACGGGAGTCATGGCCAACGAGGCGTTTTCAGAAACCATTACGGTGGAGTTCCAGAATGTTCTGCGCTGGCTGGAGCCGGATGTGTCCTTTGAAACGTATGTACCCATAGACGCCTATTCAGACGTGTTTCCAACCAACTGGACGGTATCGGTGGAAGATGAATCAGGGACGGTTGTCCGAACTTTTTCGGGTTACACAATTGATGGCACCATAAGCACCAATTGGGATGGAACCGACAATAATGCAGTGGCGGCCCCGGAAAATGCCGGCTATCAAATTACGCTGTCCTTGGGCACGACAGAAACCCTGATGGCGATGCAAAATACCACGGTGTTGAAGATAAACCACAGTACAGCAAAAATTCTGGCATCCAGGGTTAATAATTATGGGGTGCTGGAGTATGAAGTGGTTCAAGAGCCTGTTGAAGTAACCGAAGATTTGCCAATCTCACTTCCGACCCGAAAATTAAACCACAAGCAAAGTTCAATTCTAATGCCGCCGCTTCCGGACTTACCAATAATAACCAAAAAAACCACCCCGGTAAAACGATGGATGGCGCCGGTTCAAATCGTGGCGGCGGAGTATGGGAATGGCGGCGGTGGTGGGCCAGTAACGATTGTGGTTGTTTGGCGTGAGCAGGCTTGGTCCAGCGGACAAATAATCATTGCACGGCAAAGATACAAGTCAACGTTAATTGGCTATACCTTCAATGCAGTTTTGGCCACGATGGAGAGCCAAATGGCCACCAAAGTGACCGCCGCTGATGCTGAGTTGGGAAATAATGGACGCGGAGTTTATGGTTCCTCGACGACGTTGCTTCAATATACCAATGATTATCCCGTGCTCCTCAACGATTTAAGCCGTCCTGAGGTCAGGGATTTTTATCATCATGGCCATAGCAGCGGCAACGCCATCGGTTTTTCGGAGTACACATCTACCACCGGATTAAAAGCCAGCCAAATTGCCGCAGCACTTACGAATATTGTCCGGCCATTTGGGAATCCAAAGAATCCTCGGGTGGTATGGGAATTACGTAAACCGTTTCGCTTTGTCTTTTTGGATGGTTGTTTAAGCGGAACCGGGAATTTCCCGAATGCCTTTGGCATTCCCAGACAAAGTTCAGGATCAGTTTATACACAATACCACAAAAAGAAACGGGCATTTATGGGGTGGGGAACTACTACCCAAAACAGTATCGCCAACAGCGATTTTCTTCATTGGTCAAGCAAGTTCTTGGACTATTGGATAGGCGGCACCGGCGATGACTACGATGTTTATCTTAATGAAGCTATCAATATCGCTGACGTCCAGTATCCGGGTATACATGGTGCAGGTTTTCTATCAATTTACGGGAGTCAATTACTAACTTGGGGGGAATAA